The Erythrobacter insulae genome window below encodes:
- a CDS encoding class I adenylate-forming enzyme family protein produces MQDKLDQPFGSFPEILRNWAQARPDAIALVDETRDVAWAELIGEVERLAARLIETGLRRGQSVAILGYSSVNYALVFLAAVRAGGVAAPLTTSASAEQLGGMAKDSGARHLFIDAAKAEELGPDFMADLIRVPLEDIAGWMAPPGSTAPDFKPEPSDPFNIIYSSGTTGIPKGIVHSHQMRWRQFGTTALSYLAAGLPVRSLASTPLYSNTTMVAFLPPLMAGGTVRIMGKFDCAKWLENAQADKTTITMLVPVQYQRLMDYPGFDDFDLSSLALKYCTSAPFSAELKREVLDRMPGGLIEIYSMTEGGVVCLLACHEFPDKLHTVGRPAPGSELKVLDDEDKPVAAGTPGNLIGRSMTMMTGYKNRPDKTAEAQWSDPETGEQWMRMGDIGRVDEDGFVELVGRAKDMIISGGFNIYPSDLEAELAQEDDVIEAAVVGIASRQWGETPVGFAVVKENGRSCEEICGAVNARLGKTQRLSALYPIEEMPRSHIGKLLKTDLRAQAKKLQGER; encoded by the coding sequence ATGCAGGATAAACTCGATCAGCCATTCGGCTCTTTCCCGGAAATTTTGCGCAACTGGGCGCAGGCCCGGCCCGATGCGATTGCTCTGGTGGACGAGACGCGCGATGTCGCATGGGCAGAATTGATCGGAGAGGTTGAGCGGCTGGCTGCGAGATTGATCGAAACCGGCCTGCGGCGCGGGCAATCTGTCGCCATTCTCGGATATTCGAGCGTCAATTATGCGCTGGTGTTTCTGGCGGCGGTGCGTGCTGGCGGCGTGGCGGCACCGCTGACGACGAGCGCGTCGGCGGAACAGCTCGGCGGCATGGCGAAAGATTCAGGCGCGCGGCACCTGTTCATTGATGCCGCCAAGGCCGAAGAACTGGGCCCGGATTTCATGGCCGATCTGATCCGTGTTCCTTTGGAGGACATTGCAGGGTGGATGGCCCCGCCGGGCAGCACAGCGCCGGATTTCAAGCCCGAACCCAGCGATCCGTTCAACATCATCTATTCAAGCGGCACCACCGGTATTCCCAAGGGTATTGTCCATTCCCACCAAATGCGCTGGCGGCAATTTGGCACCACCGCGCTGTCCTATCTGGCCGCTGGCTTGCCGGTGCGCTCGCTTGCTTCAACGCCGCTTTATTCCAACACCACCATGGTTGCGTTCCTGCCTCCGTTAATGGCGGGCGGCACGGTGCGCATCATGGGCAAATTCGATTGCGCGAAGTGGCTGGAAAATGCCCAGGCTGACAAAACCACCATCACCATGCTGGTTCCGGTCCAATATCAGCGTCTGATGGATTACCCCGGCTTTGACGATTTCGATCTGTCATCGCTGGCGCTGAAATATTGCACCTCTGCGCCGTTTTCGGCCGAGTTAAAACGTGAAGTGTTGGACCGGATGCCGGGCGGATTGATCGAGATTTACTCGATGACAGAGGGCGGCGTCGTATGCTTGCTCGCGTGCCACGAATTCCCGGACAAGCTGCACACTGTCGGCCGGCCTGCACCTGGTAGCGAGCTTAAAGTTCTGGATGATGAAGACAAACCGGTAGCGGCCGGTACGCCGGGCAATTTGATCGGGCGGTCCATGACCATGATGACCGGCTACAAAAACCGGCCCGACAAAACCGCCGAAGCGCAGTGGAGCGACCCCGAAACCGGCGAACAGTGGATGCGGATGGGCGATATTGGCCGCGTTGATGAGGATGGTTTTGTCGAGCTTGTCGGACGGGCCAAGGACATGATCATATCGGGCGGATTTAATATCTATCCAAGCGATCTCGAAGCCGAGCTTGCGCAAGAAGACGATGTGATCGAAGCCGCTGTGGTGGGCATCGCATCACGGCAATGGGGCGAAACCCCTGTCGGGTTTGCAGTGGTGAAAGAAAACGGACGAAGCTGCGAGGAAATCTGCGGCGCGGTAAACGCGCGGCTTGGCAAAACACAGCGTTTATCCGCGCTTTATCCGATCGAGGAAATGCCACGGAGCCATATCGGAAAGCTGCTTAAAACCGATCTGCGCGCGCAAGCGAAAAAATTGCAGGGCGAGCGCTGA
- a CDS encoding PIG-L family deacetylase → MDKWAIAKTALVAGALLACAPASGHPAGVPRTVLAIVAHPDDELFMAPALASEARQGARVIIVYATSGDAGPGVSGMEKGKALAQMRLKEAYCSAQALGALPVFLQFGDGELAVAAGSEDSTAAKLTKALREQIIDRRPDAILTWGPDGGYGHPDHRMVSALTTQIVQSIDASTRPPLLYSAIAAGRITAAPEIGPWAETAPDLLTVNYSYTDDDLARSVAAAQCHKTQFDDASRAGIMPLFDQAIWKGKISFRSAF, encoded by the coding sequence ATGGACAAATGGGCAATCGCGAAAACAGCCTTGGTCGCCGGCGCATTGTTGGCCTGCGCGCCGGCATCGGGCCATCCCGCTGGTGTGCCGCGAACAGTGCTGGCGATTGTGGCGCATCCCGATGATGAATTGTTCATGGCCCCGGCTTTGGCCAGCGAGGCACGGCAGGGCGCGCGCGTCATTATAGTTTACGCGACCAGCGGCGATGCCGGGCCCGGCGTCAGCGGAATGGAAAAAGGCAAGGCGCTGGCCCAAATGCGGCTTAAGGAAGCATATTGCTCGGCTCAGGCACTTGGCGCGCTGCCTGTTTTCCTGCAATTTGGCGATGGTGAGCTCGCGGTGGCTGCGGGATCGGAAGACAGCACGGCGGCCAAATTGACCAAGGCGTTGCGCGAGCAGATCATTGATCGCCGCCCCGATGCCATCCTGACTTGGGGCCCAGACGGTGGATATGGCCATCCCGATCACCGCATGGTCAGCGCGCTGACGACCCAGATCGTACAATCGATAGATGCAAGCACCAGACCGCCGCTGTTGTATTCAGCCATCGCCGCAGGGCGCATCACCGCCGCGCCGGAAATCGGTCCGTGGGCCGAAACCGCGCCTGATCTCCTGACCGTAAATTACAGCTATACAGATGATGATCTGGCCCGATCTGTCGCCGCTGCACAGTGCCACAAAACCCAATTTGATGACGCTTCGCGGGCAGGGATTATGCCGCTGTTCGATCAGGCAATCTGGAAAGGAAAGATCAGCTTTCGCAGCGCGTTTTAG